One genomic region from Aliarcobacter cryaerophilus ATCC 43158 encodes:
- the fliW gene encoding flagellar assembly protein FliW, with the protein MYKVVLPILGFEKFSKIDVEKIDEFVSFLKFEDGSKISIININVLNKVSFDFQIDNKTLEALKIKSKDDFSTYFILVSQEPVEHSIINLVAPIFINEKEKLVGQYVTSEKVEPYLASLNKCINL; encoded by the coding sequence ATGTATAAAGTTGTTCTTCCTATTTTAGGCTTTGAAAAATTTTCAAAAATTGATGTAGAGAAAATAGACGAATTCGTTTCTTTTTTAAAGTTCGAAGATGGTTCTAAAATATCTATCATAAACATAAATGTTTTAAACAAAGTTTCGTTTGATTTTCAAATTGACAATAAAACTTTAGAGGCTTTAAAAATAAAATCAAAAGATGACTTCTCTACTTATTTTATCTTAGTTTCTCAAGAGCCTGTTGAGCACTCAATTATTAATCTAGTTGCCCCAATTTTCATAAATGAAAAAGAGAAACTAGTTGGTCAATATGTTACAAGCGAAAAAGTTGAACCTTATTTAGCATCTTTAAATAAGTGTATTAATTTATAA